In one Oryza glaberrima chromosome 2, OglaRS2, whole genome shotgun sequence genomic region, the following are encoded:
- the LOC127764569 gene encoding F-box only protein 8-like — translation MEDMVTEILVRLPVKSLLRFKPACRAWQAIIDGPVFIRAHLRRSASRWEQSHSFIINPHSMVRVPWDRWPVPSNRYRFHQWQLQRGNTTTSPRNNNVATFLHAKDLSDDQQFYTTEFTHRDGLVFSTTTTSLHVFNPATRDAITLPTSSRSNLMGGGRFNYHCSGLGLDPRTGMYKVVQAFFRFQSMEPAETKMGMEVFTIGGGGGGVGWREITSDPPYPAKRFQIGVSVCGYMFWRFSERHTKLERGILHLSLEEEEFGITGLPDELDTDNSFLLDDLLGRDLCVSASNTSCTMLNIWTLPVADESLCTLWQWRYCIEYPWSLCSVMALPPFSDF, via the coding sequence ATGGAAGACATGGTTACGGAGATCCTGGTGCGGCTGCCTGTCAAGTCCCTCCTGCGGTTCAAGCCCGCGTGCAGAGCCTGGCAAGCCATCATCGACGGCCCCGTGTTCATCCGAGCTCACCTGCGCCGCTCGGCCTCCAGGTGGGAGCAGAGCCACAGCTTCATCATCAACCCTCACAGCATGGTCAGAGTCCCTTGGGATCGGTGGCCAGTCCCCTCCAATCGCTACCGCTTCCATCAGTGGCAGCTGCAACGCGGCAACACCACCACCTCTCCCAGAAACAATAATGTGGCGACGTTCTTGCATGCCAAGGACTTATCTGACGATCAGCAGTTCTACACAACCGAGTTCACGCACCGCGACGGCCTGGTGTTttctaccaccaccaccagcctcCACGTCTTCAACCCAGCCACCAGGGATGCCATCACGCTGCCTACCAGTTCCAGGTCCAATCTAATGGGAGGTGGAAGATTCAACTACCACTGCTCGGGTCTAGGCCTGGATCCACGCACCGGCATGTACAAGGTAGTCCAGGCTTTCTTCCGGTTCCAGTCAATGGAACCAGCTGAAACAAAAATGGGGATGGAGGTGTTCACcattggaggaggaggtggtggtgtcgGTTGGAGGGAGATCACGAGTGATCCTCCATACCCAGCCAAGAGATTCCAGATCGGCGTGTCTGTCTGCGGCTACATGTTCTGGCGCTTTTCCGAGAGGCATACGAAGCTCGAGCGCGGCATCCTCCATCTTAGCCTGGAGGAAGAGGAGTTCGGCATCACCGGCCTGCCAGATGAGCTGGACACTGATAACAGCTTCTTGCTGGACGATCTACTCGGCCGGGATCTGTGTGTGTCGGCGTCTAACACCAGCTGCACGATGCTGAACATATGGACGCTGCCTGTAGCGGACGAGAGCCTGTGCACGCTGTGGCAATGGCGTTACTGCATCGAGTACCCCTGGAGTCTTTGCTCTGTGATGGCTCTTCCTCCTTTCAGCGACTTCTAA